The window tacatttttgtaaaataatgtgTAATACCCTAGTACATATGTATTCATAAATACGGCAACTTAATTCCGTACATATggttatgttgtaaattttgtatttacacccacccagtaaattaaaatttacaacatgacagtatGAACAGACTGAtgaatgttatataaataaatgatttctcttgtttttgtattttggCGTAACATATTATAGttttagtttaatttaaaaGCACCATACCATGAACTATAAACATGGAAAAGGGAGGGGGCTTAAAAATGGCTTAGAAGGaacccccccttaaaaaaaaaccctcttgAACACAACATTTTGATTGTACAAATCTAAAGAGGCACTTGGGTACCTAAGTATGGATGAACATTTGAGTATActtcatatataatttgattatgATCAGTGTTGTAATCAAGAcgcattaaaaatatcatagaaaatacataaataaaaaaaaaagaaatgataaaaagaaaccaTTTACATCAGAAGAATAATATAATCAAGAGTGTATTAtgctttttgaaaaaatggaatacattatgcaaaataaaataaaataagaaaaaaagaactgaattttttgtaaattaaaactggCACGTAAAATAAAcagacaatatttcaaaatgtcatcAAGTAATATACTTCATTGTAACCAATGATTTAAATGCCATTGATTCCTATTAACAAGATTCAATAAGTCTTCAACATCTACGTATataacaaaaatgataatacTGAGCAAAAATTACAGACAGTCTAAACCCTTGTCGTAATACTTCAGTGAGATCGCAGCTCAGAatagaaaatagaaaataacatCAAACTTCTTAACACATACTACTGTTATGTATCATTGATAATctataatttttatgaaaaagtcAATGCTTAACAAACAAGCAAATCGTCataaaactaaatattgtaCATAATGCTCGGATGACAGTATTAAATAATGccttaaaatttaaactttaagtGTTCTCTCACTCGCTTCTCTTTTTCGTTTATTCAGTACTCTTATATAACTCTACAATTCCTTGCATCAATCCCCTAATGGATAAAGATGATACAGAACTCGTCGTTTCATTGGTTTCGCTTTCTTCCGAACTCGTTCTCTCACTGTCACGTGATTCATTTTCGATGGAGACGCCGGAAGTACTCTCTGAAACATCACACGACATGTGTTGTGTTTGGGAGCCATTGGCGTTTTGGTTAGGAAAACCTCTAGCTTTTTCTTCCATTAATGTGCCTTGCTCCAATGTTGGGCATTTTTGTACTTGTGGACGGTTGCTGTCATCACACGAATAGCTTCTATCATCTATCAGAAATCTGATATTTGAACAACTATTCGAACGATTCTGACCTTCTGCTTCTGCTTCCAAACTGAGTGTTGTTGGAGAACCTGTATTTGATTGGTTCTGTGCGTGTACGTCAATTGACTGTACATTTTGGCCTTCTTGTGAAGTTTGAGCAGGGTGCAAATTCTGGAAGGAATTATTTGATTCACCACTGAGCGTGACGTCGAGTTGAAGAGAGGGACCTGGAATGTTCGTTTCGGGTTCGACCCTTGTCCTACTTAATGCTTCACCAAGTTTGTTCTTTGGAGACGTCTGAAATGACTGAGACATGTGCTTTCTGCCTTCTGAATTGGCATCAGCCCCGTCTTGATTGCACCTACTTCCGTTTGTTTCAATTGACTTTAAACCAGAGACAGTAACTAGTTGATCCCCCTGGGTGAGTGACGGGAGTGATTGATTAAGGGAGCTTGATCCAGCATTTGGTTCAGAGTTATTCGTTTGATAGCCTGGACTTCGAAGAAATATTCTATTGCTTGAGGAAAGCTCGCCTGATAACGAAATTTCAGGACCAATTTTATATTCTGACATATCTGGCTTATCCGAATTAGCAACACTGTCTAGAGAATGATCAGTGCTGTGGTCTAGGTTAGATTGTTTTCTATCTGTAGCAGAATCTTGTTTAGAATTTGAAAAATCCCCGCTGCAATGCATGTCCTTATCTTCATAAACACATCCTTTCTTTGAAAATTCACGGTCCAAATTGTCTCTTATAAATGAATTCTGTCGACTCTCTTGAAATCCTGAAGGGTTTTTCAAAtcttgaaatttgttttcatcagtGCTTAGGTTTAAAGACTGTTCTGGATGAGTGGCCTCTAACTGGTTGCTTTCCATCGGTGTTTCTCGCAAGTTTTTCGTGAGTTCGTTGTTATCCTCATTCCACAATGATTGTCGACAATGTATGGTTATGCCTGGTGGTCGTTGGACGTCTGCTGACTGCGCATTGTCTTCTGAAAGTTCGTTAACATATGTCGACTCTTTTGGCAATGACTTGCAACAGTTATCACCA is drawn from Crassostrea angulata isolate pt1a10 chromosome 5, ASM2561291v2, whole genome shotgun sequence and contains these coding sequences:
- the LOC128182755 gene encoding uncharacterized protein LOC128182755 codes for the protein MGDKFVGRCKLMNDLKENWKQNRILGISGSMSVGKTRYVKEFLRDLKKSDENDKYKIVAIDFRSVETFEEYFKTIASCQGISIQDAKAIVQCVKSSEYVYIFHHDHQELAKLKSSSGGELTKTSQDSLWDKIYESIVKKLLEDTNNFFLIISSTDEFRFVGFRNLTWSQKLPELTEDESLELLDGVWSSAEKDKESCRHIVRLCNGVPSAIINTGLLLDEGAFDVQEAICLLLKHIIQFLSDESLPNSETLRRQLLCRWNNLNSAQMDHLVKSLVIIKNTCRITVKALAGLHQEYDSVAEFKLLNLLPLLRRNLLSVNKDDNSVIACPLIQHMLAAVDYIDTDALRKEIKAQILALLEPNAEDGDNCCKSLPKESTYVNELSEDNAQSADVQRPPGITIHCRQSLWNEDNNELTKNLRETPMESNQLEATHPEQSLNLSTDENKFQDLKNPSGFQESRQNSFIRDNLDREFSKKGCVYEDKDMHCSGDFSNSKQDSATDRKQSNLDHSTDHSLDSVANSDKPDMSEYKIGPEISLSGELSSSNRIFLRSPGYQTNNSEPNAGSSSLNQSLPSLTQGDQLVTVSGLKSIETNGSRCNQDGADANSEGRKHMSQSFQTSPKNKLGEALSRTRVEPETNIPGPSLQLDVTLSGESNNSFQNLHPAQTSQEGQNVQSIDVHAQNQSNTGSPTTLSLEAEAEGQNRSNSCSNIRFLIDDRSYSCDDSNRPQVQKCPTLEQGTLMEEKARGFPNQNANGSQTQHMSCDVSESTSGVSIENESRDSERTSSEESETNETTSSVSSLSIRGLMQGIVELYKSTE